The nucleotide window CCGCGTCAACGATCTGCTGCTCCCGATCGTCAAGGGCGTCGGCTCCGAGCGCGCCTACGGCACTCTCGGCCACGAGTCGCTGCAGACGCTCGGTGGTTCCGGATTCCTCCAGGACTACCCGATCGAGCAGTACATCCGTGACTCCAAGATCGACTCGCTCTATGAGGGCACCACGGCCATCCAGGCCCAGGACTTCTTCTTCCGCAAGATCATCCGCGACAAGGGCCAGGCGCTCGCACACGTCGCCGGGCAGATCCAGACCTTCATCGACTCCGAGGCGGGCAACGGCCGGCTCAAGACCGAGCGGACACTGCTGAAGACCGCGCTCGACGACGTGCAGGCGATGGCCGCCTCGCTGACCAACGATCTGATGGCGGCGCAGGAGAACTCGGCCGAGCTCTACAAGGTCGGACTCGGTTCGGTTCGCTTCCTGATGGCCGTCGGCGACCTGCTCATCGGCTGGCTGCTCCTCCGCCAGTCCGAGGTCGCCCTCGCCGCCCTCGACAACGGGGCCTCCGACGCCGACAAGTCCTTCTACGAAGGCAAGGTCGCCGTTGCCAGCTTCTTCGCCAAGAACATGCTGCCGCTGCTCACCTCCGTCCGCGTCACCGTCGAGAACATCGACAACGAAATCATGGAACTCGACGAAGCGGCCTTCTGAGACGCTCTCCGCTCAACAAGAACTCCCACCGGTGCAATCGCCGGTGGGAGTTCTTGTTTGCGTGGAGTCAACGCAGATCGCGGCTCAGGCCCACGATACGGCGACGTCACTCGATCACGCTGAAGCAGTACCCGACCGGCTTCGGCTTCTCCGCGAAGTAGGTCCCGTCCGAACCGGAACAGTCGGGCTCGCCCGCGGCCTTCGTGTCGACACGGATGTTGGTCCCGCCCGATACCGGTGAATCACAATCGATCTCACGGATGTCGGCAAGCGCGGTACCACCGGTCGCAGACGGCAGATGGTAGCAACGACCCTCCTGGTACACCTGCGCCAGGCACAGCGCGCCGTCCTCTCCCGCGACCCAGTACCGCGAGTACTGAGATCCGCAGAGTCCCTGCGAGATGGACTTCTCCGCGACGACGAAGTGGAAATCGGTGTCACCACACGATACTTCTGTGGCCTTGAGCGTGTCCGGCTCCGCGGTCACGGTGATGCAGTCGCCGGCATCGACGTCACTGACGTCCGAGATCCCGCCACCCTGCGCCGACGACACCAGCACCCGCGCCACGCCGCCGGCGATCACGATCAGCAACAACACCCCCACGACGCCCAGTGCGACCCACAAGCCGGTGCGCTTCTTCTTCGGCGGCGGCGGGAACGGCGGCCCGGGTGGGTACATCCCTCCCGGCATCGGACCGCCTGGATACGGCTGCGGCGCGCCGTAGGGCATCTGATTCGGTGGCGGAGCCCCGTAGGGCTGATTCGGTGGCGGGAACCCGCCGTGCGGTGGGTACTGGCCGGGCTGTTGTTGTGGCCCGTATCGCGGGTCCCCCGGCTGATATGGCGAGTTGGTCACGCGCGAAGACTACCGGCACCCGCCGGTACGTCCAGCGCATCGGCACCATCGTCAACGGACCAGAATGAATGCCGAGAACTGATCATTCGAGGAGGCTGACGCAGTATCCGGCGGGGGTCGGTTTCGGGACGTAGTACAACCCTTGACCTGGATCGCACGTGGGTTCCCGAGAGACCTTCGTGTCGACGCGGAAGTTGGTTGCCCCAGGCTTCAGCACCGGCCCGTCACAATCGATTTCTCGAATCTCAGCCAGCGCAGTCCCGCCGACCGCGCCCGGCTCGTGATAGCAGCGGCCCTGTTGGTAGACCTGGGCCACGCACAGCGTCTCGCTTGTTCCGGGCCGTGCGTGGACAAACCAATATCGCGAGTACTCCGGTCCGCAATTCGATTCGTCGATCACCTTGTCCGCCACAACGAAGTGGAAGTCTTTCGTTCCACAGGGCACTCGTTCAGCGTCGAGGTACCCCTCGCTGGCCGACACACGGACGCACTCGCCGACGGCCACATCATCGCTAGTGGTGATAGCGGCACTCGGTGGTAGTGAATCCACCATCTTCGACATAATCAAGAAAGCGGAGACAGCCACCACGACAGCTATCACCACCAGCGAGACCCACACCCACGCGCGCTTCTTCGTCCGCTGCGGCGGGAACGGCGGTCCTGGCGGGTACATGCCTCCGGCAATCGGACCTCCATATGGGGGCGGAGCCCCGTACGGCTGAGTCGGCGGTTGAAAGCCCGGGTGCGGAGGGTACTGCCCTGATGGGGGTAGTGGTCCGAATCGCGGATCCCCCGACTGATATGGCGAATTGGTCACGCCGCGAAGACTATCCCGAACCGCGCGAATCCGGTCCCACATATCCACCACTTTTGGGCATATCCACCCAGTCCAGAGGGGGTGGATACGCCCAAAAGTGGCGGATGTGCGAACAGTCAGACGGCCTTCTTCCGCTTCCGCTGTCCCGCGCGGGCCGAAACCGCGGCGCCCAGCAGGATCATCCGCATCGTGCGCTCGGCGGCGTCGGCGAGGAGCTGCTCGCCGTTGGCGACCGCCTCCGACAATGGCATGGGTACCGCGATGATCGAGGCGATCGCGCCGATCCCGACGTCGTGGACCGACGGTGCACCATGCCCGAGCGAACCCCCCAGTGCGACCACGGGCACACCCCGCAGCTGGGCGCGGCGAGCCACCTCGGCGGGCACCTTCCCGTGCGGGGTCTGGAAGTCGATGGAACCCTCGGCCGTGATCACGAGGTCCGCCTTGCCGATCCGATGATCGAGGTCGATTCCCGACAGGCCGGAATCGAGCAGCGCGTCGAACCGGGAACGCAGGATTCCGCCGACCGCGGCGAGACCCGCCCCGAGCCCGCCCGACGCGCCGGAGCCCGCTCCGTGGCGATAGTCGATGTCGGCCAGCCCATCCCGCTGCAGGACGTCTGCCCAGATGTCGAGCGCGGAAGCCAGCGAGTCGACCTGCGCGGGTGTCGCTCCCTTCTGGGGGCCGAAGACCCGGGCGACGCCGCTCGGTCCGGTGAGGACGTTGTGCGGATTGCCCGCGACCACCACCTCCGTCTCACGCAGTCGCGGATGCAGACCGGTGAGGTCCAGCGACGCGGCACGTGCCAGTTCGTCACCACCGCGCCCGATCTCGCGTCCGTCGCGGTCCAGGACGCGGGCGCCGAGTGCTTGCAGCGCGCCGGCCCCGCCATCGCAGGTGCCCGAGTCGCCGCAGCCGACGAGAATCGCCGACACACCGGCGTCGAGGGCCGCGGCGATCAGTTGTCCGACTCCGAAGGTGGTGGTGGCGCCGGGGTCGCGCTGCCCCGCAGGAACGAGCGCCAGCCCTGCGGCAGCGGCCATCTCGACGACGCCGATACGGTTGCGGCCGGCGCCCACTTCGGCCCAGTGCGATTGCACGGGCTCGCCGGTGGGGCCGCACACGGTCAGCTCGTGGAGTCGGCCGTTGCCCGCGGCGGCCAGGATGCGCGCCGTTCCCTCACCTCCGTCGGCGATGGGCGCGATGTCGACGCGCACTCCGGGAATCGTGCGCCGAACCCCCGCGGCGATGGCGGCCGCGACCGACACGGCGTCGAGGCTCTCCTTGAAACCGCTCGGGGCGACCAGGATTCGTTGCGGAACTCGGACGGACATCGGCACTCCTGTTGATCGATCGGACGAGGGTGTGGTGACGGGTAGAGATTCGGGCCAGCAGGACCTGCGCGGCACAGCTGTAAGGAACGAGTCGGTCGGCACGAGACGGTCAGGACGAGAGAAGGGGAAGCCCGAGATGGGGCCAGACCCAACCGGCGAAGACGATGAGCAACACCAGCGAGACCGGTGCGAGCAACGCCGACATCGTGAGGAGATGTCGCGGTTGATAACCCGGCACGTCGTCGCTCGCGGCGAACATGGCGACCGGTTTGGCCGAACTCGTGAGGGTGATGCAGAAACCGGCGGCGGCGGTCGACAAGAAGGCCGCGGCGACCGGATCCACCCCGACGGCCGGGGCGGTCACCACGATGATGGGGATCAACACCGCCGATCGGGCAGAACGGGATTGGATCACCAGGTGCGCGAGCAACGACACGACCGCCGACACGACGACGAACACCATCGCAGCGGCCGGGCCGGTCTCGGCGATGGAACCGAGAGCACGATCCGCCAGCCACTGTGCGGCGCCGCTGGAGTTGAGGGCCATGCCGAGGGCGAGGGTGGCGGCCATGAACAGCAGCAGCGTCCACGGGATGGTCTTGAGTGCCGCGCTCAGCGTCGTCGCTCCGACCGCCGGCGCGGACGCGGCCAGGGCGCCGAGTACCGCGACGATCGCCGGGTCGACGCCGTGCAGCGGTTCGGAACACCAGAGCACCACCACGATTCCGAGAATGACGGACACACGACGCTGCGCGGAGGTGAGCGGTCCGGAGGTCGCCGTCCCGGTCTCCTCGAACGCGGCCGGCGGCACGCACAGCCCACGTGCCCGTTCGTCGTGATCGGTCATCAGCCACAGCGCCGCCTCGGCCGCCAGGTGCGACCACACGATGGCCAGAGGTACACCGAGGACCGCCCAGTGCACGAAGCCGATACCCTCACCCGTTGCCGCCGAGACGATCTCGGCGGTGATCAGGTGAGCCCCGGCTCCCAGGAGCGACCCGACCGCCGAGAAGAGGATCACCAGCGGGAAGACCAGCGCGAGGCACAGCACCAGGCGCGGCCGGTCGCGCAGTACCGCGGCGAGCGTGAGGAAGATCGGGAGCGCGAGTGCCGCGCGCCCGGAGGTCGCCGGGATCGCGAAAGTGGTCAGCAACAGCGCGGCGGTGATCAGATGAACCAACTGACGAGGCGTGCGGGCCCGGCGGACCACCCGCGCCGACACACGAGCGGACAATCCCGACGCCGTGACCGCAGCCGCGATCACGAAAGCGCCTATCAGCAGCCAGATCACACCCGAGCCCAGCGTTCCCGCGAAGGTGTCGGCGTCGATGATCCCGAAGATCACCAGCGCTATGCCGCCACCCAGGGCGACGTAGGTGTCGTCGAGCGGCGAGAAGATCCACGCCCACACCGCGACCAGGAACACGAGCAGCGTGACAACGGCGTCGAACGACAACCCACCCGACCAGCCGGCGTGTCCGACGAACGCGCCGGCGAGCACGATCACGACGAGACCTGCTGCCGCCCAGGGCGACAGCGCTCCGCCGCGGATGTCGGCGAAGCTGCGTCGAGACGGCGGCGGCGGCACCATCGGCCGGACGGGTGGGCGCGTCGCGTACATCGTCACCGGCCCCGGGTGGTCCGGGAGTCGTTCGGTCGCGGGCGGAACGTTCATGGCGACAACTATGGGTCGCCGGCGTGACACCTCCATGAGACGCGGATGAAAGTTCTTTCACGTGACCAGGTCCCGGACAACGAGAAACGCACCGCCGGATCGGCGGTGCGTCTACTCGTCGACGGTCCTCATCGCCGACGTCGGTCAGCTGCCCTGCAGCAGAAGGTTGTCCTTCAGAAGCATGTCGGGGTCGCCCACACAGAACGCGCGAACCAACAGGTAACTGTTGGGGTTGCTCTTGACCAGTTCCTTGCCGTGCCGGTCCGCGAACGCGGTGATCGTGGCGATCTGCTCGGAATCGGTGAGCGACAGATAGGTGCCGCAGGTCATCTCGTCCGGGTCGGTCGCCGCACCCGCCTGCGGCGGGACCGCCGCCGGTGGCCGGGTGGCCCGGCCGGTCGTGGCGGGTGACGTCGTGGTCGTCGCGGTCGAGGTCACCGCGGATTCAGTTGTCGTCAGGGCGATCGGCGAGACCTCGGGGACAGCGGTCCCCGAGGTCTCGGTTGCACACGCGGCCGAGATCAGCACGGCCGCCATCGCTCCGATCAGACCCAGGCCGGCGTTCCGGCGGGAGTCGATCATGGCTGTTGACTACTTCGGTGGCATCCGGATGCCGCCGTCGACGCGGATGACCTCGGCGTTCATGTAGCTGTTGGTGACCAGCTCGACGACCATCGAGGCGAGCTCGTCCGGCACGCCCAGGCGGTGCGGGAACAGCACCGACTCACCGAGCTTGGCCTTGAACGCCTCGGCCGATTCGCCTTCGCCGTAGATCGGGGTGTCGATCAGTCCGGGGGCGATGGTGTTGACGCGGATGCCGACCGCCGACAGGTCGCGCGCGACCGGGAGGGTCATGCCGACGACGCCGCCCTTGGACGACGAGTACGACGCCTGGCCGATCTGGCCGTCGAATGCCGCGACGCTGGCCATGTTGACGATCGCGCCACGCTCACCGTGGGCGTCGAGCGGCTCGTTGCGGCTCATCGCGGTGGCGGCGAGGCGGATGGCGTCGAAGGTGCCGATCAGGTTGATCGCGATGACCTTCTTGTAGGCGTCCAGGTTGTGTGCCGAACTGAACTCGCCGTCGCGGCCGATGGTGCGTTGCGCCCAGCCGATTCCGGCCGAGTTCACCAGCGCACGCAGCGGGCCGAGTTCGGTTGCCGCATTGACCGCGGCCTCGATCTGCTCGGTCGAGGTGACGTCGACGCTGACGAACTGCCCGCCGATCTCCTTGGCGAGTTCCTCGCCCTTGTCCGCGTTGAGGTCGGCGACGACGACCTTCGCACCCTTGGCCGCCAGCTGGCGAGCCGCTGCTGCGCCGATGCCGGAGGCGCCACCCGTGACGATTGCACTAGCTCCATTGATATCCACGACTCGGAGCCTATCGATCGTTCTATCGCTCGGTAAAGTCCCTCCGCGAAACGCCCCGTCGGGTCAGACGCACTTCACGATGGGTTCGGGCGCATAACGGACGGTACGGGTGGACCGGTCGATCTCCCGTCCCGTGCGCGCATCCTTGATGATGCGGGTGTCCGACGTGGTGAAACCCTTGCTCCCGCTGCTGGGGATGCAGTCGTCTCCGCGCGGAACGCGGACGCGCTGCGGGTCGGTCGTCGCGTACCGTTCCCCGGTCACCGACTCCACCTCGAACGCTTTGGTGCCCCACAACCTCACTGTCACCGACGACGACGACCAGCTGGTCTCGATCAGGACGCCGTGCCGCGTGTTGTTGCGGAACTTCAGGTCGATGGCCCCTTCGAAGACCGTCGCCTCCCGCGCCTCGGGGTACCGCGAGATGTAATACGCGTGCTCGGTGTGATCGACGTCCTCGAGTCCGGCGAAGTACGCCGCGTTGTACAGGGTCGTCGCGAACTGGGAGATACCGCCGCCGACGGCGGTCGACGCCCGGCCCTGGTCGATGATCGTCGACTCGACATATCCCTGCTCGGACCCGCGCGGTCCGGTGTGTCCGTTGAGCGAGAACACTTTTCCGGGCATGACGAGCGCCCCGTCGACCTCGGCGGCGACGAGCCGGATGTTCTCCCCGGAGGCACTCGAAAAGCCACCCGTCGTGTACTCGCTGATCAGTTCCGTGACACCGAGCTTGCGGGCGGCATCGGTCGTGAGCTTCGGTTCCACCTCGTCGTAGACGACCTCGACCGTGCGGTTGCCACCGTCGGCGGCCGCACTCTTCGCGACGGCCTCCAGCGTCTTCGGCCAGTTGATCGATCCGCCGGCGACCCCGGGCACCACCGTCGGACGGCCGGACGCGAGGCTGAACCTCGCACTGACCGGGGCGCGCTGCGACGCGTCGAGGTCCGGGGCGAGGACCTGGCGGGCCAGCTTCTCGTCGGCTCGGGGCGTGAGTCCGCCGCGCCCGTCGGGACCGAAGGTCACCATCGACGCCAGGTCTCCCGCGGGTACCTCGACCGTCCGTTTCCGCCGGTCGACGAGACGCACGGGAGCCGACGTCACGCGTTCGGCAGGTCCGGCGACGGTGGCCGCCACGACCTCGGCGCTGACGGTCGGCGAGAAGGGCTCCATGGGCAGGTCGACGGGTCTGCCGTCCAGCCAGTGGTCGACGAGTGCGGCGGCCGCCGCGTCCCGGGCGATGCGTTCACCCGCGGCGGGTTGATCTCCGACGGGCCGGGTGCCGTCGTAGTGCACGCCACCTTCGACCGCCGCCTTCTCGAGAGATGTGCGCTGGGCGTCGAGAGCGGCGTTCATCGCGGTCCGATCCAGCCTGACGACCGGTTCGACGTGGGCGTCCCGGCCGAACAGGGCGCCCAGTCGCACGAGAGGGTTGCGCGGTTGCTCGAGCAGACGTGTGCGTGTCGCGCCGAGGTCGAAGGAGAGTCCGAGATCGGCCGGCGCGACTTCGGCCGAACCCTCCGGCGTCCGCACGATGACCGGCTGGGTCGAGCGCGCCGCCAGCTCGTCGAGGACGGGAGTGAGTCCGGCGGTGTCCCGACCACCTGCGTCGATTCCGCCGACGACGGCGTTGCGCGCGGAATCGGAGCGGGTGGCGACGAATTCGGCGGCGAGGACGAGGGTGACCACGGCGACGACGGCGAGCACGGCGCGAAGCGCGGATCGTGCTCGGCGAGAGCCTGGGGTCACATCTCCATCCATCGTGGCTGACAGCCGGGTGGGGCTGACGAGTGGGCAGATCAGGGGGTGGCCGCAGAACTACGGTCGGAAAGTAGGCGCTCCGGCCGAGCTGTCGGGTCGGGGGTCTGACAGCGCAGCCGGAGCTATAGACATATTTACGCTACTTTTCGGCCGGAAGCATCCCCGGAAGGACGATTCTGCCGAATATGTGACGAAGTACCCCATTTCGTCCCACGAAGGTGAGACGGATCGGTTGATCAGTCGCCGACCCGTCCCACCTGTCGGGATCCGGTCCCTCGCCGCGCCCGATGCGACCTCGTCCGGGTCAGCCCTCGATGATCGCGGTGACGCCCTGCCCGCCGGCGGCACAGATCGAGATCAGTGCGCGACCGCCGCCGTTCTCCTTGATCTGCTTGGCCGCCTGCGCGACGATCCGGCCGCCGGTGGCGGCGAATGGGTGACCCGCGGCCAACGACGAACCGTGGACGTTGAGCTTGCTGCGGTCGATCGAACCCAGCGCGGAGTCGAGGCCGAGACGCTCCTTGCAGTAC belongs to Gordonia sp. KTR9 and includes:
- a CDS encoding LppU/SCO3897 family protein; the encoded protein is MYPPGPPFPPQRTKKRAWVWVSLVVIAVVVAVSAFLIMSKMVDSLPPSAAITTSDDVAVGECVRVSASEGYLDAERVPCGTKDFHFVVADKVIDESNCGPEYSRYWFVHARPGTSETLCVAQVYQQGRCYHEPGAVGGTALAEIREIDCDGPVLKPGATNFRVDTKVSREPTCDPGQGLYYVPKPTPAGYCVSLLE
- a CDS encoding SDR family NAD(P)-dependent oxidoreductase, translating into MDINGASAIVTGGASGIGAAAARQLAAKGAKVVVADLNADKGEELAKEIGGQFVSVDVTSTEQIEAAVNAATELGPLRALVNSAGIGWAQRTIGRDGEFSSAHNLDAYKKVIAINLIGTFDAIRLAATAMSRNEPLDAHGERGAIVNMASVAAFDGQIGQASYSSSKGGVVGMTLPVARDLSAVGIRVNTIAPGLIDTPIYGEGESAEAFKAKLGESVLFPHRLGVPDELASMVVELVTNSYMNAEVIRVDGGIRMPPK
- a CDS encoding VanW family protein, with amino-acid sequence MDGDVTPGSRRARSALRAVLAVVAVVTLVLAAEFVATRSDSARNAVVGGIDAGGRDTAGLTPVLDELAARSTQPVIVRTPEGSAEVAPADLGLSFDLGATRTRLLEQPRNPLVRLGALFGRDAHVEPVVRLDRTAMNAALDAQRTSLEKAAVEGGVHYDGTRPVGDQPAAGERIARDAAAAALVDHWLDGRPVDLPMEPFSPTVSAEVVAATVAGPAERVTSAPVRLVDRRKRTVEVPAGDLASMVTFGPDGRGGLTPRADEKLARQVLAPDLDASQRAPVSARFSLASGRPTVVPGVAGGSINWPKTLEAVAKSAAADGGNRTVEVVYDEVEPKLTTDAARKLGVTELISEYTTGGFSSASGENIRLVAAEVDGALVMPGKVFSLNGHTGPRGSEQGYVESTIIDQGRASTAVGGGISQFATTLYNAAYFAGLEDVDHTEHAYYISRYPEAREATVFEGAIDLKFRNNTRHGVLIETSWSSSSVTVRLWGTKAFEVESVTGERYATTDPQRVRVPRGDDCIPSSGSKGFTTSDTRIIKDARTGREIDRSTRTVRYAPEPIVKCV
- a CDS encoding LppU/SCO3897 family protein, coding for MTNSPYQPGDPRYGPQQQPGQYPPHGGFPPPNQPYGAPPPNQMPYGAPQPYPGGPMPGGMYPPGPPFPPPPKKKRTGLWVALGVVGVLLLIVIAGGVARVLVSSAQGGGISDVSDVDAGDCITVTAEPDTLKATEVSCGDTDFHFVVAEKSISQGLCGSQYSRYWVAGEDGALCLAQVYQEGRCYHLPSATGGTALADIREIDCDSPVSGGTNIRVDTKAAGEPDCSGSDGTYFAEKPKPVGYCFSVIE
- a CDS encoding SLC13 family permease, which gives rise to MNVPPATERLPDHPGPVTMYATRPPVRPMVPPPPSRRSFADIRGGALSPWAAAGLVVIVLAGAFVGHAGWSGGLSFDAVVTLLVFLVAVWAWIFSPLDDTYVALGGGIALVIFGIIDADTFAGTLGSGVIWLLIGAFVIAAAVTASGLSARVSARVVRRARTPRQLVHLITAALLLTTFAIPATSGRAALALPIFLTLAAVLRDRPRLVLCLALVFPLVILFSAVGSLLGAGAHLITAEIVSAATGEGIGFVHWAVLGVPLAIVWSHLAAEAALWLMTDHDERARGLCVPPAAFEETGTATSGPLTSAQRRVSVILGIVVVLWCSEPLHGVDPAIVAVLGALAASAPAVGATTLSAALKTIPWTLLLFMAATLALGMALNSSGAAQWLADRALGSIAETGPAAAMVFVVVSAVVSLLAHLVIQSRSARSAVLIPIIVVTAPAVGVDPVAAAFLSTAAAGFCITLTSSAKPVAMFAASDDVPGYQPRHLLTMSALLAPVSLVLLIVFAGWVWPHLGLPLLSS
- a CDS encoding glycerate kinase family protein; the protein is MSVRVPQRILVAPSGFKESLDAVSVAAAIAAGVRRTIPGVRVDIAPIADGGEGTARILAAAGNGRLHELTVCGPTGEPVQSHWAEVGAGRNRIGVVEMAAAAGLALVPAGQRDPGATTTFGVGQLIAAALDAGVSAILVGCGDSGTCDGGAGALQALGARVLDRDGREIGRGGDELARAASLDLTGLHPRLRETEVVVAGNPHNVLTGPSGVARVFGPQKGATPAQVDSLASALDIWADVLQRDGLADIDYRHGAGSGASGGLGAGLAAVGGILRSRFDALLDSGLSGIDLDHRIGKADLVITAEGSIDFQTPHGKVPAEVARRAQLRGVPVVALGGSLGHGAPSVHDVGIGAIASIIAVPMPLSEAVANGEQLLADAAERTMRMILLGAAVSARAGQRKRKKAV